The genomic DNA TGCTAGAAAATCCTGCCTGCATGTATGATCCAGCGAGTGAGCTGCTCATCGCGAGTGATGCTCCGTTGCCACCGAACGCCCGCAGTGTAACTTTCTCCCAGAGTCCAGTGAAAAGAAACTGTCCACGCCTTACCTACAGATGTGTTGGGGGAAGCATTCGCCATGCGCGTGTTAATATGTTCCACAGCCAGATACCCCTGCTGGGCGACAGGTAGGTCCAGCCGAAGGTAAAGCATATCGCGATTCGTGCCCACCGGATGCCCCAACACCGCGTCCCGATAACGCCAGCGGTTCTCGGGGATTTTGAAGTTGTACACCCCGCCACCCGGGTCGCCGTCGGTATGCGCTACCTCCGCAATGAACTGGCCACCTCTCGCTAACAGGGCGTGATAGCCAACCAGTACTCCAGACTTGCGCGGGGTGGTATACCGGAAGCGAGTGAGCCATCGTGGTGCCTGCAGGTCGTCCAGCAACAGGTCTACATACACCTTCTGTTGCGCGAAGCGGTACTGTACCTGCACATCCGCCATATAGTTAAACCACTCGTCGTTTCCGTCGTAAAGCCGCCAGGTAAACAGATGCTGATACAAATAGAAAGGCAAAACCAGCGCGGATACCCCCGCGGGCAGTTTGTTTGCTTTGAAAGCCTCTGCCAGAGAGATTTGCCAGCGAGGGGATAGCGCACGGGAGAGGCGCCTCGCCATCACATAGCGTCGAGAGCCGTCCTCGTCAAACAGGGTTGCCATCTGCTCGTATCGCCACGTGCCCAGCTGCTTACCCAGATGCCAGTGCTGTCGATAATCCACATGCAGGATGGGCGGCGGTGTATCGGAAAGCAGCATCGCGCCCGAGTAACCCCCCTCCCCAGCGCAACGGAGCCTGCCCAATGCGCCATTCGCCCAGCGAGGTATATACCCGCAACTGCAGCACATACGCCCAGGGCATGATGGGGCGTTGTTCGAACAGCGAGCGCGTAGTGTCCAGAGAAAAGATCACGTCTGCTTGAGGCGTGAAGCTGTAGACGCCCGACAATCTCCATGCCAGTCGTAGAGTCTCCTCCCCCGTTAACAACGCCATTCCTGCCACGACGTGCGACTCGGGAGCCGCTTTGCCCAGTAATAGCCTGCGGATGGCGTCTGCCTGCGAGGTGTTGCTCTCGGCGCAGAGGCGTAACAGGTCGCTTTCACTCCACACACGCTGAGTAAGAGCGGTAACGCGAAGAGAGCCGCTTTCTTGTTGCGCCAGCACGCGGGCTATCAGGTCGTTCTCGGGCATGTTGAGGGGGGTGATGTCATCCGACCATGCCGCAGGAGAAAAGACCTGCAGAACCATCGCCACACAAAGCACTGTGAGAACACGCATTGTCAGAACCTTTCCGCCAGCCTGTGCACAATTTGCTCCCCGATAGCCAGTGAGGCGGTGGCTGCTGGAGAGGGAGCGTTCAGCACATGTACTGCGCGCGGGGTATCTACCCACACGAAATCGTCCAGCATCTTGCCGTCGGGTGCTACTGCCTGAGCGCGCACACCAGCCTGCGCCGGGTGCAGATACTCCTCACGAACATCGGGCACAAGGCGCTGCAAAGACCTCACGAACGCGCGCTTATTGACTGACCGCCACATCTCACCGAACCCTGTACGCCAGTATCGTCGTGCAAGTCGCCAGAAACCCGGGTATGCCAGGGTTGTCCACAGCTCGCGCCAGTGTATGTCGGTTTTGTGGTAGCCCTCCCGGGCAAAAGCCAGCACCGCATTCGGTCCGCACTCCACCTCTCCCGAGATGGTGCGCGTGAAATGCACGCCGAGGAACGGAAACTGCGGGTCCGGCACGGGATATATCAGGTTCCGGCAAAGCCCCCGCGCCTCTTTGGAAAGTAGATAGTACTCGCCCCGAAAGGGCACGATTCGCGCGGGGAGGCGAACACCGCCGAGCTTCGCTATCTCGTCGGAGTAAAGCCCAGCACAGTTCACGAAGTAGTGAGCGGCAAAATCTCCCTGAGTAGTACGAACTTCCACACCATCGGATACTTCGCGCATCGCGAACACTTTTGCACCCATAACCACTTCGCCGCCCGCTTCGCGCACTCTCTCTGCCAGCCTTTCGCAAACCTGACGGAAGTCGACGATACCCGCTTCGGGCACATAGATGGCCTGAATGCCTGCAGCGTGAGGTTCTATCTCATGCAATCGCTCAACAGAAATGATTTCACACTGCACACCGTTCTCGCGACCGCGCTCCGCCAACATCTGCAGGGTGGGCAGTTCACGTTGCTCGGTCGCGACAATGACCTTACCGCATATCTCAAAAGGTATCTGCTCGCGCTCGCAGAACGCCTGCATCAACGACTTGCCCCGGCGGCAGGTCAGTGCCTTCAAACTGCCCGGCTTATAGTAGATGCCGGAATGCAGCACACCGGAGTTCCTGCCCGACTGATGCTGCGCGAGTCGCTGTTCTTTTTCCAACACCCGCACGCGCAGGCGAGGGTAGTTGCGGGTCAGCTGGTAGGCAGTCGCCAGCCCAACGATGCCCCCTCCGACGATAAGCACATCACTCCACTTCATGACCGACCGGCTGCTGAACGCGAGGAACCTCGTTAATCAGCGCGTGCGCCCAGCCGTTCTGGTAGCGGGAGAGGCGAGAGACCCCCTCCTCACTGAGGAACTTGACGTTGCTATAGCGGGCATCCCGATAGTCCTGGATCATCCCGCTGCGGAGAGCATCGATGACCTGCTGCACGCCCTGTTCCAGCGTCCACTGGGGCTGAAAGCCCAGCACACGGCGTATTTTGCTGAAGTTGACCCGATAGTTGCGCCTGTCACCGTCGGAACCCATGCTGATGAGCTCGGCAGACGGAACAAGGCGATGGATCAACTCGCCTACCTGCTGCAGGGTGTAGTTTTGCTCATCGGAGCCAACGTTAAACACCTGATTACGCACCAGAGCCAGAGGGGCTTCCAGAACCTTCACAATGGCGGAGGCGGCGTCATCTACATGCACAAACGGTCGCCACTGGTCGTTGCCAAAGATAGTGATTTTACCGTCTACCACCGCCTTGGCGGTCAGCAGATTCACCACCAGGTCAAAACGAATACGACCGGATAAGCCGTAGATAGTGCCGAAACGCAGGATAATCGGGGCAAACTCCTGAGAAGCAAGACTGTGCAACACACGCTCAGAAGCGATTTTACTACGGGCATATAACGAAACAGGGTTGAGCGCAGAACGCTCGTCCAGTATCTCGTCGCTTGCCCCATACACCGAGCAGGTGCTGGCGAACAC from Armatimonadota bacterium includes the following:
- a CDS encoding hydroxyglutarate oxidase; protein product: MKWSDVLIVGGGIVGLATAYQLTRNYPRLRVRVLEKEQRLAQHQSGRNSGVLHSGIYYKPGSLKALTCRRGKSLMQAFCEREQIPFEICGKVIVATEQRELPTLQMLAERGRENGVQCEIISVERLHEIEPHAAGIQAIYVPEAGIVDFRQVCERLAERVREAGGEVVMGAKVFAMREVSDGVEVRTTQGDFAAHYFVNCAGLYSDEIAKLGGVRLPARIVPFRGEYYLLSKEARGLCRNLIYPVPDPQFPFLGVHFTRTISGEVECGPNAVLAFAREGYHKTDIHWRELWTTLAYPGFWRLARRYWRTGFGEMWRSVNKRAFVRSLQRLVPDVREEYLHPAQAGVRAQAVAPDGKMLDDFVWVDTPRAVHVLNAPSPAATASLAIGEQIVHRLAERF